In the genome of Candidatus Zixiibacteriota bacterium, the window CTAAGCTCGGAAAGAGAACTTAAGGCGTTCAAAATCAGATTTATCTTGCGGAACTGCTCTTTACATAAAGATATGAAACTTTCTATCTCCTCTCCCTTTAAATCTTTCTTTTTTAGAGATTCTTCTAAAAGCTCAGCTTTTACTTGAACCACAGTTAGAGGATCGACTATATAATAAGAGATGGTGGCCATCAATTTCTGGATGGCCCTGATGGCAATTTCTCTTTTCTCTTTTTCTCCGGTGGATCCGGATTTGGAGAATAATTTGCCTGATAATAACCGTAGAACTAAATCGCGGTTTTGTTTCATGCAGTACCCCCTATTAATTTCCCTGTCTGGCTTATCGAAACCCTGTATGTCAGAACCTGTCATAAGATTTAATTTTTTTTAAACCACCGGGTCAAGGCAGAAATCATTACACAATCTTTGATTCTTCTTGAATTGAGGACAAGCTGGAATCCATTTCCCTGCTTTGATCCACTGCTGGCTGACTTTTAACTGAATTTCCATTAGCCTGTCCAGCCTCTCTTTCAACTCCCTGGGGCTTTTAACCTGTATCATCCCCGGAAAACACAAAAGCCATCTGGCAAGCTCATTTACTCCTCTTACTTTCAATCTATAGAAAGTCGAGCCATCCTTGAGTTTTGATATATTTTCAGCAAAAGGTGAGATATTCTCCACAATATATTTATTCTCTTTTGACACTTTCAATTCTACCTGAACTATCTCAGCCTGACACACCTCCCAGCTATGCTGGAAAAAACCATCTAAAGAAAAATCTTTTGGCAGAATAAAATCATCCTTCGTCAAAGTTACCTTTTCGACATAATCCAGACCGAAAGGGAAATATTTATTATGATTTTTACCCTTTCCAACCACATACCATTTCCTGCCTCTAAATACTATAATGAATGGATCAACTTCAAAATTTGCTCTGAACACCTCTTTAATACCGTAATCTAAAATTACACTCTTCTTTTCCAGAATAGCTTGCTTCAAAATCTTAAATATCAGAGTTTGATTTTTATCTCCGTTATTCAGATTGAAAGAAAACGAGAAAGGAGGATAAATCTCCTTCAGTTTCTCTTTTAATTCGGAATTCAGATTGATTTCGATTTTTGAGAGGATGCTTTTTGAGGTTTTGCTAATAAAATTTCTACTATTAAACAGATCTGCCGACAAAATGCTTTTTAAAGTCAAGTATTCGTCTAAATCAAAATTTAAGGTAGGCAGGAAAGTTCCCGGAAGGAGTCGATACCCTTTTTCATAATAGACCGGTATCTCAGCCGAGCTAAGGGAGAGAATATCCCGGAAAATGGTTCTTCTGGATACCTGGCACTCTAAAGCCAGTTCCTTAGCTGAAATCCCCTGTCTGCTCTTGAGCAGATTTAAAACCTGGAGGAGCCTGGCAAATTTGGACATCCTATGTCCCTCCCCGCAAGTTAGGTGACGATGCTAAATAATAA includes:
- a CDS encoding WYL domain-containing protein; translated protein: MSKFARLLQVLNLLKSRQGISAKELALECQVSRRTIFRDILSLSSAEIPVYYEKGYRLLPGTFLPTLNFDLDEYLTLKSILSADLFNSRNFISKTSKSILSKIEINLNSELKEKLKEIYPPFSFSFNLNNGDKNQTLIFKILKQAILEKKSVILDYGIKEVFRANFEVDPFIIVFRGRKWYVVGKGKNHNKYFPFGLDYVEKVTLTKDDFILPKDFSLDGFFQHSWEVCQAEIVQVELKVSKENKYIVENISPFAENISKLKDGSTFYRLKVRGVNELARWLLCFPGMIQVKSPRELKERLDRLMEIQLKVSQQWIKAGKWIPACPQFKKNQRLCNDFCLDPVV